A part of Bacillus rossius redtenbacheri isolate Brsri chromosome 1, Brsri_v3, whole genome shotgun sequence genomic DNA contains:
- the LOC134533696 gene encoding RNA polymerase II-associated protein 3-like isoform X1, which yields MDPFTIQNQIRNNAEELQDYLKDLSLWNKEMKRKEADLEDRPSYSKVQEVPPVRSKRKKVKQGVESGSKQSNQRISGLDYSSWEKFDVEKACEMVDVDSSQSESELEVPAQVQYRLMEEASFEKEKGNQFVKSQKWDDAIKCYTRAIKCYPHDAIFYANRALCYLKTKNFKAAETDCTSALRLDDTYVKAYQRRAAARTELSQPLEAAGDLRKVLELEPKNSASRQELARLEKNSLKQKVTCSAARPVPQEPRSKSSVESLPGPSGLCGIKTAAMKQVKCSTNQGIVEKIKNVADDSGKEGNQAVVVRPIKKPPHLRSKKPLRRIQIEEIDSSSSSIPAGSRGTDSAVPPARESREPNISEGPSSSRTEVAPEERPSSPVHAPRPELPDHPHPADGARGGAGGDTRTQVPSAPVSSVQFLVGWNKVKESSQHMHSYLKQINGADLPKLFQDSLESNILSGILTTLANEFTKAGSPVYSYLLGLSNVRRFSTLSLFLSKEEKERIRKLLDYCLGRGECSEGEASVLREKYEL from the exons GAGGTGCCACCTGTTCGTAGCAAGAGGAAGAAAGTAAAACAAGGTGTTGAAAGTGGCAGTAAGCAGAGTAATCAAAGAATTTCTGGATTAGATTACAGCTCTTGGGAAAAATTTGATGTT GAGAAGGCCTGTGAGATGGTTGACGTGGACAGCTCCCAGAGTGAGTCGGAACTGGAAGTGCCGGCCCAGGTCCAGTACCGACTTATGGAAGAGGCGTCATTCGAAAAGGAAAAG GGGAACCAGTTTGTGAAAAGTCAAAAGTGGGATGATGCCATTAAGTGCTACACCCGGGCGATCAAATGTTACCCTCACGACGCCATATTCTATGCCAACAGAGCTTTGTGCTACTTGAAGACTAAAAA CTTCAAGGCGGCGGAGACGGACTGCACGTCCGCGCTGAGGCTGGACGACACGTACGTGAAGGCGTACCAGCGGCGCGCGGCGGCCAGAACGGAGCTGAGCCAGCCGCTGGAGGCCGCAGGGGACCTGCGCAAGGTCCTGGAGCTCGAGCCCAAGAACTCCGCCTCCAGGCAGGAACTGGCCAGGCTGGAGAAGAACAGCCTGAAGCAGAAGGTAACGTGCTCG GCAGCAAGACCAGTTCCTCAGGAGCCCAGAAGCAAGAGCTCCGTAGAGTCGCTCCCGGGGCCCTCTGGCCTGTGTGGCATCAAGACAGCAGCTATGAAGCAGGTGAAGTGCTCCACCAATCAGGGCATCGTGGAGAAGATCAAGAATGTGGCAGATGATTCGGGCAAAGAGGGCAACCAAGCTGTTGTCGTGCGGCCCATTAAGAAGCCTCCGCATCTTCGTTCGAAA AAGCCCCTGCGCAGGATTCAAATAGAAGAAATTGATTCGAGTTCAAGCAGTATTCCGGCTGGGAGTCGCGGGACTGACTCTGCCGTGCCACCTGCACGTGAGAGCCGGGAACCAAACATTTCGGAGGGTCCGTCGAGCTCCAGGACCGAAGTAGCCCCCGAAGAGCGGCCGTCGTCCCCGGTGCACGCCCCGCGGCCGGAGCTCCCGGATCACCCCCACCCTGCGGACGGGGCGCGGGGAGGGGCGGGCGGGGACACACGGACACAGGTGCCGTCGGCCCCAGTTTCGTCCGTGCAGTTCCTGGTCGGCTGGAACAAGGTCAAAGAAAGTTCCCAACATATGCATTCCTATCTCAAG CAAATCAATGGTGCTGACCTTCCAAAACTCTTCCAAGATTCTTTGGAAAGCAACATACTCAGCGGCATCCTGACGACTCTGGCTAATGAGTTTACCAAAGCAGGAAGCCCTGTGTATTCATACCTGTTAGGCCTTAGCAATGTCCGAAGATTCTCAACTCTCTCTCTGTTCCTATCCAAAGAAGAGAAAGAAC GGATTCGTAAACTGCTGGACTACTGTTTGGGACGTGGAGAATGTTCAGAGGGTGAAGCATCAGTGCTAAGGGAAAAATACGAGTTGTGA
- the LOC134533696 gene encoding RNA polymerase II-associated protein 3-like isoform X2 produces MDPFTIQNQIRNNAEELQDYLKDLSLWNKEMKRKEADLEDRPSYSKVQEVPPVRSKRKKVKQGVESGSKQSNQRISGLDYSSWEKFDVEKACEMVDVDSSQSESELEVPAQVQYRLMEEASFEKEKGNQFVKSQKWDDAIKCYTRAIKCYPHDAIFYANRALCYLKTKNFKAAETDCTSALRLDDTYVKAYQRRAAARTELSQPLEAAGDLRKVLELEPKNSASRQELARLEKNSLKQKAARPVPQEPRSKSSVESLPGPSGLCGIKTAAMKQVKCSTNQGIVEKIKNVADDSGKEGNQAVVVRPIKKPPHLRSKKPLRRIQIEEIDSSSSSIPAGSRGTDSAVPPARESREPNISEGPSSSRTEVAPEERPSSPVHAPRPELPDHPHPADGARGGAGGDTRTQVPSAPVSSVQFLVGWNKVKESSQHMHSYLKQINGADLPKLFQDSLESNILSGILTTLANEFTKAGSPVYSYLLGLSNVRRFSTLSLFLSKEEKERIRKLLDYCLGRGECSEGEASVLREKYEL; encoded by the exons GAGGTGCCACCTGTTCGTAGCAAGAGGAAGAAAGTAAAACAAGGTGTTGAAAGTGGCAGTAAGCAGAGTAATCAAAGAATTTCTGGATTAGATTACAGCTCTTGGGAAAAATTTGATGTT GAGAAGGCCTGTGAGATGGTTGACGTGGACAGCTCCCAGAGTGAGTCGGAACTGGAAGTGCCGGCCCAGGTCCAGTACCGACTTATGGAAGAGGCGTCATTCGAAAAGGAAAAG GGGAACCAGTTTGTGAAAAGTCAAAAGTGGGATGATGCCATTAAGTGCTACACCCGGGCGATCAAATGTTACCCTCACGACGCCATATTCTATGCCAACAGAGCTTTGTGCTACTTGAAGACTAAAAA CTTCAAGGCGGCGGAGACGGACTGCACGTCCGCGCTGAGGCTGGACGACACGTACGTGAAGGCGTACCAGCGGCGCGCGGCGGCCAGAACGGAGCTGAGCCAGCCGCTGGAGGCCGCAGGGGACCTGCGCAAGGTCCTGGAGCTCGAGCCCAAGAACTCCGCCTCCAGGCAGGAACTGGCCAGGCTGGAGAAGAACAGCCTGAAGCAGAAG GCAGCAAGACCAGTTCCTCAGGAGCCCAGAAGCAAGAGCTCCGTAGAGTCGCTCCCGGGGCCCTCTGGCCTGTGTGGCATCAAGACAGCAGCTATGAAGCAGGTGAAGTGCTCCACCAATCAGGGCATCGTGGAGAAGATCAAGAATGTGGCAGATGATTCGGGCAAAGAGGGCAACCAAGCTGTTGTCGTGCGGCCCATTAAGAAGCCTCCGCATCTTCGTTCGAAA AAGCCCCTGCGCAGGATTCAAATAGAAGAAATTGATTCGAGTTCAAGCAGTATTCCGGCTGGGAGTCGCGGGACTGACTCTGCCGTGCCACCTGCACGTGAGAGCCGGGAACCAAACATTTCGGAGGGTCCGTCGAGCTCCAGGACCGAAGTAGCCCCCGAAGAGCGGCCGTCGTCCCCGGTGCACGCCCCGCGGCCGGAGCTCCCGGATCACCCCCACCCTGCGGACGGGGCGCGGGGAGGGGCGGGCGGGGACACACGGACACAGGTGCCGTCGGCCCCAGTTTCGTCCGTGCAGTTCCTGGTCGGCTGGAACAAGGTCAAAGAAAGTTCCCAACATATGCATTCCTATCTCAAG CAAATCAATGGTGCTGACCTTCCAAAACTCTTCCAAGATTCTTTGGAAAGCAACATACTCAGCGGCATCCTGACGACTCTGGCTAATGAGTTTACCAAAGCAGGAAGCCCTGTGTATTCATACCTGTTAGGCCTTAGCAATGTCCGAAGATTCTCAACTCTCTCTCTGTTCCTATCCAAAGAAGAGAAAGAAC GGATTCGTAAACTGCTGGACTACTGTTTGGGACGTGGAGAATGTTCAGAGGGTGAAGCATCAGTGCTAAGGGAAAAATACGAGTTGTGA
- the LOC134533716 gene encoding calcium-independent phospholipase A2-gamma-like isoform X2: MSLNHWKLINHLKVYLSKHSQEKGVLDFANKEWLSIFEKLPLFYSRAVTDGEVDGPSCQRQQQGDAAVEPKPTRVPPVGLAPAKDDHSHGLLDVSKSKTVKPAEEKIPDSPQSKWLPKQSVSKESIYSRTKHVVTSVMTARSEQSRLKRLEELTNHLLQYPEAKSLAVREGVVRMLLHIRRQNADPDTLAVVREACTLLGHVDPLPGRGIRILSIDGGGIRGVIVIELLKKLERLTGKRVYEMFDFICGVSTGAILLSVLVLQKKSLEEMSQLYKELSIKVFTQNAIWGTSNLMWSHSYYNTEMWESMLRQNIGDVALIKTARDPQCPKLSFVSAVVNQAQLSAFVFRNYSFPPKSRSRYAGSCKYEVWQAVRASAAAPSYFEEFQLDGFLHQHTVSGRWYPGEQPLWRGTPRGYPPVARQPNPVRGVHRHGASAVSAHTVRQALRGDVVLEDQVHENS; this comes from the exons ATGTCTCTGAATCACTGGAAGTTGATAAACCACCTGAAGGTGTATTTGTCGAAGCACTCGCAAGAGAAAGGTGTGCTGGATTTTGCCAACAAAGAATGGCTGAGCATCTTCGAGAAGCTGCCGTTGTTCTACAGCCGAGCTGTGACGGACGGGGAAGTGGATGGTCCCTCGTGCCAGAGGCAGCAACAGGGGGACGCAGCAGTCGAGCCAAAACCTACGAGAGTGCCGCCTGTCGGGTTGGCACCAGCGAAAGATGACCACAGTCATGGCTTGCTCGATGTCTCGAAGTCGAAGACCGTTAAGCCAGCTGAAGAAAAAATTCCAGACTCTCCACAGTCAAAGTGGCTGCCGAAACAATCGGTGTCAAAG GAGAGCATATACTCGCGCACGAAGCACGTCGTGACCTCCGTGATGACGGCTCGGAGCGAGCAGTCGCGGCTCAAGAGGCTGGAGGAGTTGACGAACCACCTGCTCCAGTACCCAGAGGCCAAGAGCCTGGCAGTCCGG GAAGGTGTAGTGCGGATGCTGTTGCATATCCGCCGCCAGAATGCAGACCCTGATACGCTGGCTGTGGTTCGTGAAGCATGCACTCTCTTGGGCCATGTGGATCCCCTGCCGGGACGGGGCATCAGGATCCTCTCCATCGATGGAGGTGGTATCCG GGGTGTTATTGTCATTGAACTGCTGAAAAAACTGGAGAGGTTGACAGGAAAGCGTGTGTATGAAATGTTTGACTTCATATGTGGTGTCAGTACAGGAGCTATTCTTCTTTCGGTAttag TCCTACAAAAGAAGTCTCTGGAAGAAATGTCGCAACTGTACAAAGAGCTGAGCATCAAGGTGTTCACCCAGAATGCCATCTGGGGCACCAGCAATCTCATGTGGAGCCACTCGTACTACAACACCGAGATGTGGGAGAGCATGCTTAGACAGAACATAGGAGATGTAGCACTCATCAAGACTGCTAGAGATCCGCAGTGCCCCAAG TTGTCATTTGTGTCAGCGGTAGTGAACCAGGCTCAGTTATCAGCGTTCGTGTTCAGGAACTACTCGTTCCCACCCAAGAGCAGGTCCCGCTACGCTGGCAGCTGCAAGTACGAAGTGTGGCAAGCGGTGAGGGCATCGGCTGCCGCGCCTTCCTACTTCGAGGAGTTCCAGCTGGATGGCTTTCTGCACCAG CACACTGTTTCAGGACGGTGGTATCCTGGTGAACAACCCCTGTGGCGTGGCACTCCACGAGGCTACCCACCTGTGGCCAGGCAGCCCAATCCAGTGCGTGGTGTCCATCGGCACGGGGCGTCTGCAGTCAGTGCCCACACTGTCCGACAAGCCCTCCGTGGGGATGTCGTCTTGGAGGACCAAGTTCATGAAAATTCTTGA